In Aphelocoma coerulescens isolate FSJ_1873_10779 chromosome 3, UR_Acoe_1.0, whole genome shotgun sequence, a single window of DNA contains:
- the LOC138107074 gene encoding cysteine-rich venom protein-like, producing MSFMSFISNKYLQGKKKRENVSIYIQAWTGESLSHPCHFLRYRRILVDEEMDLLTAIFFLAALLHQFDGQGFPCKKVNAFSFPHFKPQKEKQILELHNEIRRSVTPTARNMLKMVWSDKAAKNAQKWASQCGMKISPRDKRVINGVTCGENVLLSSYPRTWADAIQVWYSQSSNFKYGYGAISKNVNVESYTQLIWYNSYKVGCGVSYCPTGPYKYFYVCQYCPAGNNPMQIAMPYRSGPKCADCPGHCDKGLCTNPCKYQDLLGNCKNLKMLFGCSHPLVKKECPASCKCTTQII from the exons ATGTCATTTATGTCATTTATCAGCAATAAAtatttacaaggaaaaaaaaaaagggaaaatgtatctatatatatacaAGCCTGGACTGGGGAGAGCCTCTCACACCCCTGCCACTTCCTCAGATACAGGAGGATTCTGGTGGATGAAG AAATGGATCTACtaactgcaatttttttcctggctgcTCTGCTACACCAATTTGATGGACAG ggttTTCCATGTAAAAAAGTGAAcgctttctcctttcctcattttaaacctcaaaaagaaaaacagatccTTGAGCTACACAATGAAATACGGAGATCTGTAACTCCCACAGCCAGGAACATGCTGAAGATG GTGTGGAGTGATAAAGCTGCCAAAAATGCTCAGAAATGGGCAAGTCAGTGTGGGATGAAAATCAGTCCAAGAGACAAGAGAGTTATTAATG GTGTCACCTGTGGTGAGAATGTGTTACTGTCATCCTACCCAAGAACATGGGCTGATGCAATTCAAGTGTGGTACAGTCAGTCCTCCAACTTCAAGTACGGATATGGAGCAATCTCGAAAAATGTCAATGTTGAGAGCTACACTCAG CTAATCTGGTACAACAGTTACAAGGTGGGATGTGGAGTTTCCTACTGTCCCACAGGCCCCTACAAGTACTTCTACGTTTGCCAATACTGCCCTGC AGGAAATAACCCCATGCAAATAGCTATGCCTTACAGAAGTGGACCAAAGTGTGCTGACTGTCCTGGCCACTGTGACAAAGGACTTTGCA CCAACCCTTGTAAGTATCAAGACCTCCTTGGAAACTgcaaaaatctgaaaatgttGTTTGGCTGTAGCCACCCACTGGTGAAGAAGGAGTGTCCTGCAAGCTGCAAATGCACCACTCAAATCATCTAA